The window GAGGTTCATGCCGACGAGCAGGGCATCGAGATGGGCGGGACCACCCAGAAGGCCTACCGTTGGGCGACGAACTACAACACCGACGAGACGTTCGCCGAGGAAATCGAGGACAGCCAGCGCGAACAGGAACAGGCCGAAAAGGACCTCGCGGAGGCCGACAAATGACGTCGAACGCCGACGCCCTCGGTGGACCCGACGAACTGAACGACCGCGAGCGCGCGGCCGTCGAGGCCGAGCTCCGGTGTCTCGCCGACGACGAGTTCGTCGTCGCCGAACGCTATACCGAGTGGCAGGTCCGGGGGCCGACGCTGGAATCCGACATCGGCATCGCGAACATCGCACAGGACGAACTCGGGCACGCGCGCCTGTGGTACGACCTGCTGGAGGACTTCGGCTACGATCAGGTCGACCTCATATGGGAACGGGACCCCGCCGACTTCCGCCATTCCACGCTGGTCGAACAGCCCTTCGAGTCGGGCGACTGGGCCGACTGTATCGTTCGTGGGTACTTCTACGACACCTACGAGCACCTGCGTCTCGAATCGCTCGAATCGACGACCTATCCGCGCATCGCCGACCGGGTCGGGAAGGTCCTCGGCGAGGAGGATTATCACCGCGAGCACGCCCAGAACTGGCTCGAACGACTCTGTGAGGACAGCGAGGGGCGACGCCGGGTTCAGGAGGCCGTCGACCGCCTGTTCCCCTACGCGCTGACGCTCTTCGCACGCACC of the Natronomonas halophila genome contains:
- the paaB gene encoding 1,2-phenylacetyl-CoA epoxidase subunit PaaB, whose product is MKWEVFRQEKKKDYHTHVGNVHAPNAEMAKQYAQIMHARRKPANSLWVVPKEDIEEVHADEQGIEMGGTTQKAYRWATNYNTDETFAEEIEDSQREQEQAEKDLAEADK
- the paaC gene encoding 1,2-phenylacetyl-CoA epoxidase subunit PaaC; translation: MTSNADALGGPDELNDRERAAVEAELRCLADDEFVVAERYTEWQVRGPTLESDIGIANIAQDELGHARLWYDLLEDFGYDQVDLIWERDPADFRHSTLVEQPFESGDWADCIVRGYFYDTYEHLRLESLESTTYPRIADRVGKVLGEEDYHREHAQNWLERLCEDSEGRRRVQEAVDRLFPYALTLFARTDHEEDIVDLGIRPDCLSELREEWRTIVSSFLTGLGIDVPVADHDELRPEAVGRDGTHTDAWQSLYNEFTFTYEQLDRSEAPALMPDPDEAESDV